One region of Primulina tabacum isolate GXHZ01 chromosome 1, ASM2559414v2, whole genome shotgun sequence genomic DNA includes:
- the LOC142550133 gene encoding U2 small nuclear ribonucleoprotein B'' 2-like: MLTSDIPPNQTIYIKNINEKVKKEELKRSLYALFSQYGRILDIVALKTAKLQGQAWVVFSEVAAASNALRQMQNFPFYDKPIRIQYAKTKSDCIAKAEGTYDKKKKQEERDERKRRVEEGHQTANANGPRFDSNGGAAATSREGKPVTQEVAMEPNHILFIQNLPYETNIMMLELLFKQYPGFREVRMVEAKPGIAFVEFDDDSQSSVAMQDLQGFKITAQNPMAITYAKK, from the exons ATGCTCACATCCGATATACCTCCCAACCAAACCATATACATCAAGAATATCAACGAGAAAGTTAAGAAGGAAG AATTGAAGAGATCTCTTTATGCCTTATTCTCACAGTACGGGAGGATATTGGACATCGTTGCACTGAAAACTGCCAAGCTTCAAGGGCAGGCATGGGTTGTGTTCAGTGAAGTGGCTGCTGCTAGTAATGCACTGCGACAGATGCAGAACTTCCCTTTCTATGATAAACCTATA CGGATACAATATGCAAAAACAAAGTCTGATTGTATTGCTAAAGCAGAGGGTACCTATGACAAGAAAAAGAAGCAAGAGGAAAGAG ATGAGAGGAAGAGAAGAGTTGAAGAAGGCCATCAAACTGCCAATGCAAATGGTCCAAGATTTGACAGTAATGGAGGCGCGGCT GCTACTTCTCGAGAAGGAAAGCCGGTCACACAGGAAGTAGCGATGGAACCCAACCACATACTATTTATACAGAATCTTCCATATGAGACGAATATAATGATGTTGGAATTGCTTTTCAAACAGTATCCTGGGTTCAGAGAAGTTCGAATGGTCGAAGCGAAGCCAGGTATTGCTTTTGTAGAATTTGATGACGATTCACAGTCTTCCGTTGCCATGCAGGATCTTCAAGGATTTAAAATCACTGCCCAGAATCCCATGGCCATCACCTATGCCAAAAAATAA